One stretch of Zingiber officinale cultivar Zhangliang chromosome 6B, Zo_v1.1, whole genome shotgun sequence DNA includes these proteins:
- the LOC121992213 gene encoding protein LIKE COV 2-like, protein MRGEEREMAEEKESTSIPLSQAVDPENPAKAPPATPSSSTRKACFAVLQSWVSKKFVTGCVVLFPVAITFYITWWFIQFFDGFFSPLYNKLGVDIFGLGFLTSLLFIFSIGIFASSWLGATVVWLGEWFIKRMPFVRHIYSASKQISTAISPDQNTTAFKEVAIIRHPRVGEYAFGFITSSVVLQNDKGDEELCSVYVPTNHLYIGDIFLVNSEEIIRPNLSVREGIEIIVSGGMTMPQTIAPLETPPRKNHQSIRLNRIPS, encoded by the exons atgagaggagaggagagggagatggCGGAGGAGAAGGAGTCCACGTCGATTCCGCTAAGCCAGGCGGTGGATCCCGAAAACCCCGCCAAAGCGCCCCCAGCTACGCCGAGTTCCTCCACTCGGAAG GCTTGTTTTGCCGTTCTCCAGAGTTGGGTGTCAAAAAAGTTCGTGACTGGATG CGTAGTTCTCTTTCCTGTTGCAATCACCTTTTACATTACATGGTGGTTTATTCAGTTCTTTGATGGTTTCTTCAGTCCACTGTATAACAAGCTTGGGGTAGACATCTTTG GCCTTGGATTCTTGACATCTTTGCTATTCATATTCTCGATTGGAATTTTTGCCTCATCATGGCTGGGAGCAACTGTTGTCTGGTTGGGAGAGTGGTTTATCAAAAGAATGCCCTTTGTACGTCACATTTACTCGGCATCAAAGCAAATTAGCACCGCAATTTCTCCAG ATCAAAACACCACCGCTTTTAAAGAGGTTGCAATTATTCGCCATCCCCGTGTTGGGGAGTATGCTTTTGGTTTCATCACATCATCCGTAGTTCTTCAG AATGACAAAGGTGATGAAGAGTTGTGCAGTGTTTATGTGCCTACCAACCATCTATATATTGGAGATATATTCTTGGTCAACTCGGAAGAAATCATCAGACCCAACCTCTCTGTCCGAGAAGGCATAG AGATTATTGTTTCCGGTGGTATGACAATGCCGCAGACAATTGCTCCTTTAGAAACGCCTCCCCGCAAAAACCATCAAAGCATCAGATTGAACAGAATACCAAGTTAA
- the LOC121992214 gene encoding acidic endochitinase-like has product MHTPPIQHSNTHSINPYGNTPLLPLCFFVFFTSLSRSLTGSIAIYWAQNRNEGTLAATCASGIYRFINVAFLSSFDNSQTPILNLAGHCDPSSDGCTSLSADIFKCHSLGIKVLLSIGGGPGSYGLSSANEAREVASYIWNNFLSGSSCPLGEVALNGVDFDINGSGSQYWDLLARYQIKSLMKVQFFLLCQCL; this is encoded by the coding sequence ATGCATACACCTCCAATTCAACACAGCAACACACACTCCATTAATCCCTATGGCAAcacacctcttcttcctctctgcttctttgtcttcttcacatcCCTCTCGAGGTCTCTCACCGGCAGCATCGCCATCTACTGGGCCCAGAACCGCAATGAGGGCACCCTCGCTGCCACCTGCGCCTCCGGCATCTATCGCTTCATTAACGttgccttcctctcctccttcgaCAACAGCCAGACACCCATTCTCAACCTCGCTGGCCATTGCGACCCATCCTCCGACGGATGCACCAGTCTCAGCGCTGACATTTTCAAGTGCCATAGCCTCGGCATCAAGGTGCTGCTCTCCATCGGCGGTGGTCCCGGAAGCTATGGCCTTTCCTCAGCCAACGAAGCCAGGGAAGTCGCCTCCTACATCTGGAACAACTTCCTCAGCGGCTCCTCCTGCCCGCTCGGAGAGGTGGCATTGAACGGCGTCGACTTCGACATCAACGGCAGCGGCAGCCAGTACTGGGATCTCCTCGCCAGGTATCAAATCAAATCTCTCATGAaagttcaattttttttactttgtcaaTGTTTATGA
- the LOC121992212 gene encoding protein ROH1-like, translated as MPAMDCPASAPFASLGRSILSLRREQVHSVDGGGHHDSPGGSYDLEIEAFQKHVADIFLDLASSSGDELLSLPWLRELLDGLLVCQDEFRGILFGCRDGRKVDLSRPPLDRFLSDFFERSVRALDVCNAVRDGVDQMRQLRQHLEIAIAALRGSGVGRPLGKGQIRRACKALNDLTLLLLDEKEAPCILSLRNRSFGRSGKETPQHRRVGSAGSASSAGHYRSFSGSVSRSWSAARQLQAIGNNLNAPRGNEVAATNGLAVLVFTMSSVLFFVTWALVAAIPCQDRGLQTHFSPPKHFPWAASITALHERIFEESKKKDRRNSCGLLKEILVTEKCSRQLLELLDPEMEFPLTEEKERELRQGVGEVTEVCDSLKEGLNTLERQLSTILDLGLFAFW; from the exons ATGCCGGCTATGGATTGCCCGGCTTCCGCCCCCTTCGCCTCGCTTGGCCGCTCCATCCTCAGCCTCCGCCGTGAGCAGGTCCATTCCGTCGACGGCGGCGGCCACCACGATTCGCCGGGTGGGTCGTACGACCTCGAAATCGAAGCGTTTCAGAAGCACGTCGCGGACATCTTCCTCGACCTCGCCTCCTCCTCGGGGGATGAGCTGCTTTCCCTTCCCTGGCTCCGCGAGTTGCTCGATGGGTTACTCGTCTGCCAGGATGAGTTCCGTGGGATCCTGTTCGGCTGTAGGGACGGCCGGAAGGTGGACCTCTCCCGTCCGCCCCTTGACCGCTTCCTCTCTGACTTCTTCGAACGCTCCGTCAGGGCGCTCGACGTCTGCAATGCTGTCCGGGATGGCGTCGACCAGATGCGGCAGTTGAGGCAGCACCTGGAGATTGCCATCGCTGCCCTCCGCGGCTCCGGAGTCGGCAGACCGCTCGGCAAGGGCCAGATCCGCCGCGCCTGTAAGGCGTTGAACGATCTCACCCTCCTCTTGCTCGACGAGAAGGAAGCCCCGTGCATCTTGAGCCTCCGCAATCGTTCATTCGGCCGCAGCGGCAAGGAGACGCCGCAACATCGCCGCGTCGGCAGCGCAGGATCCGCCTCTTCCGCAGGACACTACCGTTCTTTCTCCGGGAGTGTCTCCCGCTCCTGGTCCGCCGCCCGGCAACTCCAGGCAATCGGAAACAACCTTAACGCGCCTCGCGGCAATGAAGTCGCCGCCACCAACGGCCTGGCCGTCTTGGTGTTCACTATGAGCTCGGTCCTCTTCTTTGTGACGTGGGCTCTCGTGGCAGCAATCCCCTGCCAGGACCGCGGGCTTCAGACTCATTTCTCTCCCCCCAAGCACTTCCCATGGGCCGCATCGATCACTGCACTCCACGAGAGAATATTCGAGGAATCGAAGAAGAAGGATCGCAGGAACTCCTGCGGGCTGCTAAAGGAGATCCTAGTGACGGAGAAGTGCAGCCGCCAGCTGTTGGAGCTGCTAGATCCAGAGATGGAGTTTCCTTTGACGGAGGAGAAAGAGAGGGAGCTGCGGCAGGGCGTGGGAGAGGTGACCGAAGTCTGCGATTCCTTGAAGGAGGGCTTAAACACCCTCGAGCGCCAG CTTTCGACAATACTTGATCTTGGTTTGTTTGCATTTTGGTAA